A genome region from Arthrobacter agilis includes the following:
- a CDS encoding nitroreductase family protein, whose translation MPLSPALTTLRTAETSVPLISELARRWSPRSFDAEAVISDAQLDALLEAARWAPSASNNQPRRFIVARRGTHTFDTIVSALVGFNAAWAQTASALIVGIAETSSVEGDVRPYAEYDLGQAVAHLSVQAEAENLSTHQMAGVEWEKIIAAFDLPENMKPMTITAVGTVAEADRLPEALAERETAPRTRLPLDELVLLRS comes from the coding sequence ATGCCTCTCAGCCCTGCCCTGACGACCCTTCGCACCGCCGAGACCAGCGTCCCCCTCATCAGTGAACTGGCCAGGCGCTGGAGTCCGCGGTCCTTCGATGCCGAAGCGGTGATCTCGGATGCCCAGCTCGACGCATTGCTCGAGGCAGCACGCTGGGCGCCGTCGGCGAGCAACAACCAGCCCCGCCGGTTCATCGTCGCCCGCCGGGGAACCCACACGTTCGACACGATCGTCTCGGCCCTCGTGGGCTTCAACGCAGCCTGGGCCCAGACGGCTTCGGCCTTGATCGTGGGGATCGCCGAGACCTCCAGCGTCGAGGGGGACGTACGGCCCTACGCGGAGTACGACCTCGGACAGGCCGTGGCCCACCTCAGCGTTCAGGCGGAAGCCGAGAACCTCTCGACCCACCAGATGGCGGGCGTCGAGTGGGAGAAGATCATCGCGGCATTCGACCTCCCGGAGAACATGAAGCCCATGACCATCACGGCAGTGGGCACGGTCGCCGAGGCGGACAGGCTCCCCGAAGCGCTCGCGGAGAGGGAGACCGCCCCCCGCACGCGCCTTCCGCTGGACGAACTGGTGCTGCTCCGCAGCTAG
- a CDS encoding BON domain-containing protein: protein MIDNHISLSDRSSKDDTENRIRDALVRNTQVDADNVKVRVIGTRVTLSGEVHSWSEKQQAGRAAWSSPNVTDVENRLYVESY from the coding sequence ATGATCGACAACCACATCTCCCTTTCCGACCGGTCCTCGAAAGACGACACCGAAAACCGAATCCGGGACGCACTTGTCCGGAATACACAGGTCGATGCAGACAACGTCAAAGTCCGTGTCATTGGCACGAGAGTGACTCTCAGCGGAGAGGTTCATTCCTGGAGCGAGAAGCAGCAGGCCGGTCGTGCGGCGTGGTCCTCGCCGAACGTAACGGATGTCGAGAACCGCCTGTACGTCGAGTCCTACTAG
- a CDS encoding NAD(P)-dependent alcohol dehydrogenase, producing the protein MKALQYRTIGSAPELVDIPMPSPGPGEVLLRVTAAGVCHSDSFIMGLPEDQYVYGLPLTLGHEGAGTVEALGAGVTGLDIGDAVLVYGPWGCGRCYPCSKGEENYCENAAARGIKPPGLGAPGAMAEYLLVDDARHLVPLEDLDPVVSVPLTDAGLTPYHAIKKSLPKLVPGSTAVVIGVGGLGHVAVQILRAITSCTVIAVDAAADKLAHARDVGAHHTVPSGPDAAEQIRTLTGGRGADAVFDFVGIAPTTELGSRTIAVGGDVVIVGVGPGTVAVGFFSTPWESSARAPYWGSRSELIEVIELARSGRITVDVERFSLEQGPEAYRRLHDGTLRGRAVIVP; encoded by the coding sequence ATGAAAGCCCTGCAATACCGAACTATCGGGTCCGCCCCCGAGCTCGTTGACATACCCATGCCTTCCCCGGGGCCAGGCGAGGTATTGCTGCGCGTAACAGCCGCTGGGGTCTGCCACTCGGACTCTTTTATCATGGGTTTGCCTGAGGATCAGTACGTGTACGGCCTACCGTTGACTCTCGGTCATGAGGGGGCTGGCACTGTTGAAGCGCTCGGTGCAGGCGTTACCGGTCTCGACATTGGAGACGCGGTCCTCGTCTACGGCCCGTGGGGTTGCGGTCGTTGCTACCCGTGCTCGAAAGGTGAGGAGAACTACTGCGAGAACGCGGCAGCACGAGGCATCAAACCGCCCGGTCTGGGTGCGCCCGGTGCCATGGCCGAGTATCTGCTCGTCGATGATGCCCGGCACCTGGTGCCGCTTGAAGATCTCGACCCGGTCGTGAGCGTACCCCTGACAGACGCCGGCTTGACGCCCTATCACGCCATCAAGAAATCACTGCCGAAACTTGTTCCCGGTTCAACCGCAGTAGTAATCGGTGTCGGCGGCCTCGGGCATGTTGCCGTACAAATCCTGCGGGCCATCACTTCCTGCACTGTCATCGCTGTTGACGCGGCGGCAGACAAACTTGCCCACGCCCGAGACGTCGGTGCCCACCACACTGTCCCATCCGGTCCGGACGCAGCGGAACAGATTCGGACACTGACCGGCGGCCGGGGAGCCGATGCCGTCTTCGATTTCGTCGGCATTGCTCCCACCACCGAACTCGGATCGCGGACCATCGCGGTCGGTGGTGATGTCGTGATCGTTGGCGTCGGTCCAGGAACTGTCGCTGTCGGCTTTTTTTCAACCCCATGGGAATCTTCCGCTCGAGCACCTTACTGGGGCTCCCGGTCGGAACTGATAGAAGTCATCGAACTTGCCCGGTCGGGCCGGATCACCGTCGATGTCGAACGCTTCTCCCTCGAGCAGGGTCCCGAGGCGTATCGCAGGCTCCACGACGGCACTTTGCGGGGACGAGCCGTCATCGTTCCCTGA
- a CDS encoding glycoside hydrolase family 3 C-terminal domain-containing protein — translation MLGRAFGSGPLRQSLIGLAHVASRFVRGGDRSSLDLRPSDVRLIHTVAAANPRTIVVLIGGSAILMEAWRDRVPALLLTWYSGMEGGRALASVVTGSAEPGGRLPFVLPKDAAHLPPFDRAAKSVIYDDMWGQRRLDREGQAPAFPFGFGLGYTTIKHRLLGHSIDDAGGAADVLVTNTGNREGSTVIQVYAADVSLRRPVAHLLGFRKVTLGPDAEATVRVALDAGPTLQRDPITRRWSARAGDWALLADQHSPVSWTHAMRFRRTEEPVNEKGAPGRWPA, via the coding sequence GTGCTCGGCCGGGCCTTTGGCTCAGGCCCGCTCCGTCAGTCCCTGATCGGTCTCGCGCACGTCGCGTCGCGCTTCGTCCGGGGCGGCGACCGCAGCTCGCTCGACCTGCGCCCCTCCGATGTGCGTCTTATCCATACGGTCGCCGCGGCGAACCCTCGGACCATCGTCGTGCTGATCGGCGGCAGCGCGATCCTCATGGAGGCGTGGCGGGACCGGGTGCCGGCACTCCTTTTGACGTGGTACAGCGGAATGGAGGGCGGCCGTGCCCTCGCGAGCGTGGTGACCGGCAGCGCGGAGCCCGGCGGACGGCTGCCGTTCGTGCTGCCGAAGGACGCCGCGCATCTGCCACCGTTTGATCGTGCGGCGAAGTCCGTCATCTACGACGATATGTGGGGTCAGCGCCGCCTTGACCGGGAGGGACAGGCGCCCGCGTTCCCGTTCGGATTCGGCCTGGGTTACACGACGATCAAGCACCGGCTTCTGGGCCACAGCATTGATGACGCAGGAGGCGCCGCGGACGTACTCGTAACGAACACCGGCAACAGGGAGGGCTCGACTGTCATCCAGGTATACGCCGCAGACGTGTCCCTGCGCAGGCCGGTGGCCCATCTCTTGGGCTTCCGGAAGGTGACACTGGGGCCCGACGCGGAGGCGACCGTGCGGGTAGCACTGGATGCGGGGCCCACCCTTCAGCGCGATCCGATCACACGGCGTTGGTCCGCTCGCGCAGGCGACTGGGCGCTACTCGCCGACCAGCACAGCCCGGTCAGCTGGACGCACGCAATGCGGTTCCGACGCACCGAGGAACCGGTCAATGAGAAAGGTGCCCCCGGCCGCTGGCCGGCCTGA
- a CDS encoding MGDG synthase family glycosyltransferase, producing the protein MDRTSTRDRDLPGGERILILSAGVGSGHNSAAAAVQQACAARPEVSDVQVLDVLQVSSLLYRTLLGKGYFVLVKGLPWLVEWGYDTSDPPFRRRGPIDPWTRANAVPVIGAIKRFRPTAIVCTHFLPAQLVASLLLRGVIDARTAVVTTDYDFQGLWLPGAFHALFVAREEGRVELTALGLPADRVAATGIPITHQPCIAPARSATEPPMLLISAGATGGDDAVSVVRQTMHMRSSFTATIVCGHNDALRQHIEQLVAPAGDRYRVLGFTAEMPQLLHRADLFVGKPGGLSASECMAAGLPMVLVNPIPGQEIRNGDYLMEQGAAVRCNTAATIGWKIDEVLREPGRLQRMRAAAQRIGRPDAAANVLTRLLGGPARPLVVTRAAQRTIFAASDQRVVATDLTGPSSLVRLVDSAAASTIALLQVKELKDLQKRYATPNGDLVLRRGQASISLRWEPRRFLRALLRRDDALPVRIEGLSASPHDLSE; encoded by the coding sequence ATGGATAGGACGTCAACGCGCGACCGCGACCTCCCCGGAGGGGAACGCATCCTGATCCTGTCCGCAGGGGTGGGCTCGGGGCATAACAGCGCCGCTGCCGCGGTGCAGCAGGCGTGCGCGGCGCGCCCCGAGGTCTCCGACGTGCAGGTGCTCGATGTACTGCAGGTAAGTAGCCTGCTGTACCGAACACTGCTCGGAAAGGGCTACTTCGTCCTGGTCAAGGGTTTGCCCTGGCTGGTCGAGTGGGGCTACGACACGAGCGACCCGCCGTTCCGGCGACGCGGCCCGATCGACCCATGGACACGGGCGAACGCTGTTCCCGTTATCGGTGCGATCAAGCGCTTCCGACCCACCGCGATCGTATGCACGCATTTCCTGCCAGCCCAGCTGGTGGCATCACTGCTGCTTCGCGGCGTCATCGACGCGAGGACCGCCGTCGTGACGACGGACTACGATTTCCAGGGCCTGTGGCTTCCGGGCGCGTTCCACGCCCTCTTCGTCGCCAGGGAGGAGGGGAGGGTAGAGCTCACAGCGCTCGGCCTCCCTGCCGATCGTGTCGCGGCCACGGGCATTCCCATTACCCACCAGCCCTGTATCGCGCCCGCACGCAGTGCCACCGAGCCCCCGATGCTGCTGATCTCGGCGGGCGCAACCGGCGGCGATGATGCGGTCTCGGTGGTGCGGCAGACGATGCACATGCGCTCATCGTTCACCGCCACGATCGTGTGCGGACACAACGACGCGCTGCGGCAGCACATCGAGCAGCTGGTGGCGCCCGCCGGCGACCGCTACCGCGTGCTCGGGTTCACGGCAGAGATGCCGCAGCTGCTGCACCGTGCCGACCTGTTCGTAGGCAAGCCGGGCGGGCTGTCGGCGTCGGAGTGCATGGCTGCAGGGCTGCCCATGGTCTTGGTGAACCCGATTCCAGGGCAGGAGATCCGAAACGGTGACTACCTGATGGAGCAGGGGGCGGCCGTCCGTTGCAACACCGCAGCGACGATCGGTTGGAAGATTGACGAGGTCCTGCGCGAGCCCGGCCGTCTTCAGCGAATGCGGGCGGCGGCGCAGAGAATTGGCCGCCCTGACGCTGCAGCGAACGTTCTCACCCGCCTGCTGGGCGGACCGGCACGTCCTCTCGTCGTGACCCGCGCAGCCCAAAGGACGATTTTCGCAGCGAGCGATCAGCGCGTCGTAGCGACGGATCTAACGGGGCCCTCCTCGCTGGTCCGTCTGGTCGACTCCGCTGCGGCTAGCACCATCGCATTGCTGCAAGTTAAGGAACTGAAGGATCTGCAGAAGCGGTACGCGACACCCAACGGGGATCTGGTGCTGCGACGGGGCCAAGCGTCCATCTCGCTCCGGTGGGAGCCGCGACGATTCCTCCGCGCCTTGCTGAGGCGCGACGACGCGCTGCCTGTGCGCATTGAAGGGCTTTCGGCGTCCCCTCACGACTTGTCCGAGTAA
- a CDS encoding universal stress protein, translating into MMKNFPAAHERVVVVGVDGSLSSVTALQLAAQFVPAAGDVIHAVAAWHYPLAFGLYAPTGWNPQDQAEEVLDRALAIAFHDEAPCRVERLVLQGPPAEILIEKSKSASLVVVGSRGHGGFAGLLLGSVSSAIAERSACPVLISHGALQLSHDASTVTPAAESLA; encoded by the coding sequence ATGATGAAGAACTTTCCCGCAGCACATGAACGTGTGGTCGTCGTCGGCGTTGATGGGTCACTCTCATCAGTCACCGCACTACAGCTGGCTGCCCAGTTCGTCCCAGCAGCAGGGGATGTGATTCATGCGGTAGCAGCCTGGCACTACCCCCTCGCTTTCGGGCTGTACGCCCCCACCGGGTGGAACCCCCAGGATCAGGCCGAAGAAGTCCTCGACCGGGCTCTGGCAATTGCTTTTCACGACGAGGCACCCTGCAGAGTCGAGCGGCTGGTCCTGCAGGGGCCACCGGCCGAGATACTCATCGAGAAGAGCAAATCTGCTTCGTTGGTAGTTGTTGGTTCGCGTGGACATGGCGGTTTCGCTGGCCTCCTTCTCGGTTCGGTCAGCTCCGCTATCGCCGAACGATCAGCATGCCCTGTCCTGATCTCCCACGGAGCGCTGCAACTCTCCCACGACGCATCGACAGTCACGCCAGCGGCGGAATCGCTAGCGTGA
- a CDS encoding DUF3060 domain-containing protein, whose amino-acid sequence MRGHRGRWKPEHRNWRQHPDARCRRRPQYRHHRFGPGGECRRRDNNTIEVGEASAIDVAGDETTIIYENGDPVIETEGNNSVSAA is encoded by the coding sequence CTGCGCGGACATCGAGGTCGATGGAAACCGGAACACCGTAACTGGCGGCAGCACCCAGACGCTCGATGTCGAAGGCGACCGCAATACCGCCACCACAGGTTCGGTCCCGGAGGTGAGTGTCGACGGAGAGACAACAACACCATCGAGGTTGGTGAAGCAAGCGCTATCGACGTCGCAGGGGACGAGACCACGATCATCTACGAGAACGGCGACCCCGTCATTGAGACCGAAGGGAACAACTCGGTCTCCGCCGCCTGA
- a CDS encoding lycopene cyclase family protein, producing MADPVQTYDVIIAGGGIAGRSLAYFLSRKPQLAGTRILLIDGARNQYEHRSLIYWHDGDFPLPLAPAATFKSIAVDAEPARRVLPLKHHSLCLTSSRTVFRCLDKVIDANSHITRLDANISRVRSHKDFVEVTLSDGQPFRAPYCFDSTFYPLGVKAPLLMSGEIRRIRTPQPSFDPSVATFIDFRSGEKTPVHFHCVLPISAREAFVEVTRILPNGHIDPGFSFEEATSAYLGEVWGVTEFSLLSLERGFIPLGIHPPAPHRRHMYIGTPSGVIKATTGYGLTRILRQTESIAASLASTGSPDAPRPSRRFHWYDKPVLRMWKHSPQDAVSFMKAAFAAGDADLVLDFLDEQTTLEQERGLLGSMPVTLLLHPRLWI from the coding sequence ATGGCCGATCCAGTACAAACGTACGACGTCATCATTGCCGGGGGAGGCATTGCAGGGCGTAGCCTCGCCTACTTCCTCAGTCGGAAACCACAGCTGGCTGGAACCAGGATCCTCCTCATCGACGGTGCCCGGAACCAGTATGAACACCGTTCGCTGATCTACTGGCACGATGGAGATTTTCCTTTGCCTCTGGCACCCGCAGCCACATTCAAAAGCATCGCAGTCGACGCAGAACCTGCCCGACGGGTCCTGCCGCTCAAGCACCACAGCCTGTGCCTCACCTCGTCACGAACCGTCTTTCGGTGCCTCGATAAGGTCATCGACGCCAATAGCCACATCACGCGCCTTGACGCCAACATCTCACGTGTACGCAGTCACAAGGACTTTGTAGAAGTCACACTCAGCGATGGCCAGCCATTCCGAGCGCCCTACTGCTTCGACAGCACTTTCTACCCGCTCGGAGTCAAGGCACCATTGCTCATGTCGGGCGAAATCCGACGGATACGCACTCCCCAGCCATCGTTCGACCCGTCGGTGGCTACCTTCATCGATTTCCGGTCGGGCGAGAAAACTCCCGTGCACTTCCACTGCGTCCTGCCGATCTCGGCCAGGGAAGCCTTCGTAGAAGTAACCCGGATTCTGCCCAACGGGCATATAGATCCGGGATTCTCCTTCGAAGAGGCGACATCGGCCTACCTGGGCGAGGTGTGGGGCGTGACCGAGTTTTCCCTCTTGTCCCTCGAACGGGGTTTCATCCCCCTGGGAATCCACCCACCCGCCCCTCACCGTCGCCATATGTACATCGGAACCCCTTCCGGAGTCATCAAAGCCACGACGGGCTACGGTCTCACCCGCATTCTTCGCCAAACCGAATCCATCGCAGCCTCGCTTGCCTCCACCGGATCACCGGACGCTCCCCGGCCGTCCCGCCGTTTCCATTGGTACGACAAACCTGTCCTGAGAATGTGGAAGCACAGTCCCCAGGACGCAGTCTCCTTCATGAAAGCCGCGTTCGCGGCCGGTGACGCCGATCTCGTCCTCGATTTCCTGGACGAACAAACGACCCTTGAGCAAGAACGCGGCCTACTCGGCTCCATGCCGGTCACCTTGCTCCTCCACCCGCGGCTCTGGATCTGA
- a CDS encoding phosphoketolase family protein, with protein sequence MSVLNTVRDLAAEPVLDAIELERIHAWWRAANYLSVGQIYLMDNPLLREPLRPEHIKPRLLGHWGTTPGLNFIYAHLNRVIMKRDLNMMYIMGPGHGGPGPVAAGWLEGTYSETYPDITQDHDGMKRLFRQFSFPGGIPSHVAPQTPGSIHEGGELGYALSHAYGAAFDNPDLVVAAIIGDGEAETGPLAASWHSNKFVDPARDGTVLPILHLNGFKIANPTVLDRIDRDELDALLRGYGHTPYYVEGSDPEQMHQDFARVLDACLDAIQDITRQARENGVTERPRWPMIVLRSPKGWTGPAEVDGLKVEGSWRSHQVPFTRARENDGHRAVLEQWTRSYHPEELFDATGAPVDAIRTLHPVGERRMSANPHANGGVLLRDLQLPDFHNYAVPVAAPGTGAVESTKVLGTFLRDVMASNMDSFRVFSPDENNSNRLGAILEATNRTWNARTLAEDDHLARDGRVMEILSEHTCQGWLEGYLLSGRHGLFSCYEAFAHLVDSMVNQHAKWLTTTNTIPWRKPVASLNYLLTSHVWRQDNNGLSHQDPGFIDHVVKKADVTRVYLPADANTLLSVTDHCLRSRQYVNVIVAGKQPALQYLTMEQAAIHCTKGISIWDWASTDVDAEPDIVMACAGDVPTMETLAAVEILRTRFPDLKIRVINVVDLMRLQDRSQHSHGLSGEDFDALFTTDKPVIFAYHGYPWLIHRLTYRHTNHDNFHVHGYREEGTTTTPFDMCVLNGIDRYTLAINALDHIPRLANTSAHVREELRNKLIEHHQFIRVHGEDMPDIMNWQWTASLGAEAVKGSG encoded by the coding sequence ATGAGTGTTCTCAACACTGTTCGCGATCTCGCGGCGGAACCTGTTCTTGATGCGATCGAGTTGGAGCGCATTCATGCATGGTGGCGGGCAGCGAACTATCTCTCGGTCGGACAGATCTATCTAATGGATAACCCTCTGCTGCGCGAGCCGCTGCGCCCTGAACACATCAAGCCACGGCTCCTGGGCCACTGGGGGACGACGCCGGGCCTGAACTTCATCTACGCCCACCTCAATCGGGTCATCATGAAACGCGATCTGAACATGATGTACATCATGGGCCCGGGCCACGGTGGTCCAGGTCCGGTGGCAGCCGGCTGGCTTGAGGGCACCTACAGCGAAACGTACCCCGACATCACTCAGGACCACGACGGCATGAAGCGGCTTTTCCGCCAGTTCTCCTTTCCGGGCGGCATTCCCAGCCATGTTGCACCGCAGACCCCTGGCTCGATCCATGAAGGTGGAGAGCTTGGATATGCACTTTCGCACGCCTACGGTGCAGCGTTCGACAACCCGGACCTCGTCGTCGCCGCCATCATCGGAGACGGCGAGGCAGAGACCGGCCCGCTGGCTGCGAGTTGGCACTCCAATAAGTTTGTCGACCCCGCTCGGGACGGCACTGTACTGCCCATCCTGCACCTCAATGGATTCAAAATCGCCAACCCCACCGTCCTGGACCGGATCGACAGGGACGAACTCGACGCACTCCTGCGCGGATACGGACACACCCCCTATTACGTGGAAGGGTCCGATCCGGAGCAGATGCACCAAGACTTCGCCCGCGTCCTCGACGCCTGCCTCGATGCAATCCAGGACATTACCCGCCAGGCACGGGAGAACGGGGTGACGGAAAGGCCACGGTGGCCGATGATCGTCCTGCGATCCCCGAAGGGATGGACGGGTCCTGCTGAAGTCGACGGCCTGAAGGTCGAGGGCAGCTGGCGATCGCACCAGGTGCCTTTCACCCGTGCCCGCGAGAACGACGGTCATCGGGCTGTCCTTGAGCAGTGGACGCGCAGTTACCACCCGGAGGAACTTTTTGACGCGACCGGCGCTCCTGTCGACGCGATCCGCACTTTGCATCCGGTGGGGGAGAGGCGCATGAGCGCCAACCCCCACGCGAACGGGGGCGTCCTGCTTCGGGACCTGCAGCTGCCCGACTTCCACAACTACGCGGTACCCGTGGCCGCGCCGGGTACCGGCGCGGTCGAATCCACCAAGGTACTGGGCACGTTCCTGCGGGACGTGATGGCCTCCAACATGGACAGCTTCCGTGTTTTCTCCCCCGATGAGAACAACTCAAACCGTCTCGGCGCAATTCTGGAAGCAACCAACCGCACCTGGAACGCTCGAACCCTCGCCGAGGACGACCATCTTGCTCGCGACGGGCGTGTCATGGAGATCCTCTCCGAACACACCTGCCAGGGCTGGCTCGAAGGTTACCTGCTCTCCGGACGCCACGGACTGTTCTCCTGCTACGAAGCGTTCGCCCACCTCGTCGACTCGATGGTCAACCAGCACGCCAAATGGCTGACCACCACCAACACCATCCCCTGGCGGAAACCGGTCGCATCCCTGAACTACCTACTGACCTCCCACGTGTGGCGGCAGGACAACAACGGGCTCTCCCACCAGGACCCGGGATTCATTGATCACGTCGTCAAAAAAGCCGACGTGACCCGCGTCTATCTTCCGGCGGATGCCAACACGCTGCTCTCCGTCACCGATCACTGTCTGCGCAGCCGCCAATACGTCAACGTCATCGTTGCCGGTAAGCAACCCGCACTGCAGTACCTGACCATGGAGCAGGCCGCCATTCACTGCACCAAGGGCATCAGCATCTGGGACTGGGCCAGTACCGACGTAGATGCTGAACCGGACATCGTCATGGCGTGCGCCGGGGACGTGCCCACCATGGAGACCCTCGCCGCCGTCGAAATCCTGCGAACGCGCTTCCCCGACCTGAAGATCCGGGTCATCAACGTCGTTGACCTAATGCGCCTCCAGGACCGGAGCCAGCACTCTCATGGTCTCTCTGGAGAGGACTTCGACGCCCTGTTCACCACGGATAAGCCGGTCATCTTCGCCTACCACGGGTACCCCTGGCTCATTCACCGCCTCACCTACCGACACACCAATCACGACAACTTCCACGTCCACGGGTACCGGGAGGAAGGAACCACCACCACACCGTTCGACATGTGCGTGCTCAACGGCATCGACCGATACACCCTCGCCATCAACGCCCTCGACCACATCCCACGCCTCGCCAACACCTCGGCACACGTACGGGAAGAGCTCCGAAACAAGCTCATCGAACACCACCAGTTCATCCGCGTCCATGGAGAAGACATGCCCGACATCATGAACTGGCAGTGGACAGCATCCCTTGGTGCGGAAGCCGTGAAGGGAAGCGGATGA
- a CDS encoding DUF1003 domain-containing protein, which produces MKTIRNAKTPAQNLVPKHPTWLSVHFEGLTVGQRAADVLRNGMGSWAFIAVLVSLMLVWALMNTMILTNDAWDPYPYILLNLGLSMLAGLQGAILLIAAKRQDGISAAMALHDFQTDTAAKQEIDRLIQLSEQQLAIILELRDHLRAGHVAEPAATLEDPVPAGSAQEELA; this is translated from the coding sequence GTGAAAACCATCCGTAACGCGAAAACCCCCGCACAGAATCTCGTGCCGAAGCATCCGACGTGGCTCTCGGTGCATTTCGAGGGCCTGACCGTCGGGCAGCGAGCCGCGGACGTGCTGCGCAATGGCATGGGAAGTTGGGCGTTCATCGCCGTCCTGGTCTCGCTGATGCTCGTGTGGGCGCTGATGAACACCATGATTCTCACCAATGATGCCTGGGACCCCTACCCTTACATCCTGCTCAACCTCGGACTGTCGATGCTCGCCGGGCTGCAGGGGGCCATCCTCCTCATCGCAGCGAAACGGCAGGATGGGATCAGCGCCGCTATGGCGCTGCACGACTTCCAAACCGACACCGCAGCCAAGCAGGAAATCGACCGCCTCATCCAACTCAGCGAGCAGCAGCTGGCCATCATCCTGGAACTCCGTGACCACCTTCGAGCCGGCCACGTCGCTGAACCTGCAGCTACCCTGGAGGACCCGGTACCGGCCGGATCTGCGCAGGAGGAGCTGGCGTAG
- a CDS encoding NADPH-dependent F420 reductase — translation MLHQWIAVALPGGLLERQTQMNSVTIIGTGPIAHGLAVRMLHARCEVTIMGDDQKVQALVSVLGTEARGAHYGSPIEGTIIMLALSYPDIEPFVLKYGPQLRGKIVVDVSNPVDTASFDRMLVPPGHSAAEHLSGLLGDQTPVVKAFNTIPAAALQAGTVGGLPLDVFIAGDSDGAKAAVGRLAASAGMHPIDCGPLRRARELEGIMLIILGLQARATDASCTGAALKLLPNLCPAARHSAPLPVSGVLG, via the coding sequence ATGTTGCACCAGTGGATCGCGGTCGCCCTGCCGGGCGGACTTCTCGAACGACAAACACAGATGAACTCCGTCACGATCATCGGAACCGGGCCGATAGCTCACGGATTAGCGGTGAGGATGCTCCATGCCCGCTGCGAGGTGACAATCATGGGCGACGATCAAAAGGTGCAGGCACTGGTGAGTGTGCTGGGAACAGAGGCCCGCGGCGCGCACTACGGCAGCCCGATCGAAGGCACGATCATCATGCTGGCCCTCTCCTACCCGGACATCGAACCGTTCGTCCTGAAGTACGGGCCCCAGCTGAGGGGGAAAATCGTCGTTGATGTCAGCAACCCCGTGGATACTGCCAGTTTCGACCGGATGCTGGTCCCGCCGGGTCACTCAGCCGCCGAGCATCTCTCCGGGCTCCTAGGCGATCAGACGCCTGTCGTGAAGGCGTTCAACACCATTCCCGCCGCCGCGTTGCAAGCCGGCACGGTCGGTGGACTCCCCCTGGATGTTTTCATTGCCGGCGACTCCGATGGTGCGAAAGCAGCTGTCGGTCGGCTTGCGGCTTCAGCTGGTATGCACCCCATCGACTGTGGACCTCTTCGTCGTGCGCGTGAGCTCGAAGGGATCATGCTCATCATTCTTGGTCTTCAAGCCCGTGCAACCGATGCCTCTTGCACGGGGGCCGCCCTGAAGTTGCTGCCAAACCTGTGCCCAGCAGCCCGCCATAGCGCGCCGCTACCTGTGAGCGGCGTCCTAGGGTGA